A window from Candidatus Zixiibacteriota bacterium encodes these proteins:
- a CDS encoding fibronectin type III domain-containing protein has translation MSSHKYLRTNPLISLPIILLIFVIALLLSCEGDRMIDPVQDREPPATTTDLAIDSLSSGSIRLNWTAPGDDSITGQAAQYDIRYSTSELDSSNWSSATSCTNPHTPAIAGTVESFAVTGLEPMTKYYFALRTSDESHNWSEVSNTISAKTPDTLIITWERTYGGPYQELLEEVVVAPDGGYVMAGQTSSYGSGYSDVYLVKVDEYGEIVWQTVYGGGKADDAWDVAITPDGGYITVGETGFNADFLLDALIVKFDAEGQVVWGRSYKGFEGYHDNSTYSICVAPSGGYLAAGATADFWSGDAPPGYFWLLRIDEAGDVMWQKFHDVDVGPFSTIAAPDGGFVIVGSGPYVQLLKVDDLGEIVWENILGAELNAFDSRCVIAAPGGGYVVGGYTRSVADVYVTKVDESGSTIWEMTYGGMESDLAYSVVATPDGGYILAGATKPPEAEYSDVYLIKVDGTGNLIWEKTYGSDNIDGAMSIAATPDGGYIIGARTLNPASSGDYYLLKVDAYGDL, from the coding sequence ATGTCCAGCCACAAGTATTTGAGAACCAATCCCCTAATCTCACTGCCGATCATTCTGTTGATATTTGTAATTGCGCTCTTGCTCTCCTGCGAGGGCGACAGGATGATCGATCCTGTTCAGGATCGAGAGCCGCCAGCCACAACGACCGATCTCGCAATCGACAGCTTATCAAGCGGAAGTATTCGGCTCAACTGGACCGCCCCCGGCGATGACAGCATCACAGGACAAGCGGCGCAGTATGACATCAGATATTCGACATCAGAGCTCGATTCATCGAATTGGAGTTCAGCGACAAGCTGCACCAATCCACACACACCGGCAATTGCTGGCACTGTCGAGTCGTTCGCAGTCACCGGCCTCGAACCGATGACGAAGTACTATTTCGCACTTCGAACATCAGATGAATCGCACAACTGGTCGGAAGTATCGAACACCATCTCCGCCAAAACCCCCGACACGCTCATCATCACTTGGGAACGAACGTATGGCGGACCATATCAGGAGCTGCTGGAGGAAGTAGTCGTAGCGCCTGATGGCGGGTATGTGATGGCTGGCCAAACCAGTTCGTATGGTTCCGGATACAGTGATGTTTATCTGGTGAAGGTTGACGAGTACGGCGAGATAGTCTGGCAGACGGTCTACGGCGGCGGCAAGGCTGACGATGCGTGGGATGTGGCGATTACGCCGGATGGCGGTTACATCACGGTGGGCGAAACAGGATTCAATGCTGACTTCTTGCTGGATGCATTGATCGTCAAGTTCGATGCAGAAGGCCAAGTTGTTTGGGGACGGTCGTACAAAGGATTCGAAGGATATCATGACAATTCTACCTACTCAATCTGCGTCGCTCCGAGTGGAGGCTACTTAGCTGCTGGTGCGACGGCTGACTTCTGGAGCGGCGATGCACCTCCCGGTTACTTCTGGCTACTGCGAATCGACGAAGCGGGAGATGTGATGTGGCAGAAGTTCCATGACGTAGATGTTGGACCATTTTCTACGATTGCAGCTCCTGATGGTGGTTTTGTCATAGTAGGTTCTGGCCCCTATGTTCAGCTGCTGAAAGTGGATGATCTAGGAGAAATAGTCTGGGAAAACATCTTGGGAGCAGAACTGAACGCATTCGATTCGAGGTGTGTGATTGCAGCTCCGGGTGGGGGGTATGTTGTGGGAGGATATACGCGAAGTGTGGCGGACGTCTACGTGACTAAGGTAGACGAATCAGGGAGCACGATTTGGGAAATGACGTATGGCGGCATGGAGAGTGACCTTGCATATTCCGTCGTGGCCACTCCGGATGGCGGATACATATTGGCTGGTGCGACCAAACCGCCTGAAGCGGAGTATAGCGATGTCTACTTGATCAAAGTTGATGGCACTGGCAACCTGATCTGGGAAAAGACATATGGAAGTGACAACATTGATGGCGCCATGTCAATTGCAGCGACTCCAGACGGCGGGTATATCATCGGGGCGCGGACCCTCAATCCTGCCAGTTCCGGCGATTACTACCTCCTCAAAGTCGATGCGTACGGCGATTTGTAA
- a CDS encoding sigma 54-interacting transcriptional regulator, producing the protein MREALSVIDHIRSRVDELIQNEQFAEAQFRLGKVRSVIASESRTDIAEYYYLFAKTLYRMGRQKAALLKIRVAMRLMREATRDTLYADMKLVLGLILVDLGRFKDAEEAFLESYVFYRKALDNESLLFPLNNLARLHYIMGNLNQSCDVLKKTVSLAIEYHSQKRVDSNRRNLARVLLLMGKIREASEILNSVSDAGSTISATGHVLQLRGMSAILRVEHSDARATVHRAKRIFVELKSACDEAVCNELLGAIECSEGNYAKAREYYQQVLDMPEPTASAVAQTLRMLTDVDIAEEKFDIAEKTAAKAGAAITKINERIELGALWRAYGQIYTHKKETDTARDYFKKSIDLLREIGARYELALSYLAAGKSESYSFDERLRHLEMSRMLFIEMEVPKRVDQVESAIADQRRSAEVSVALARSGQVAPTIITANRRMKEILATVERIKDTTHTVLITGETGTGKDLLAEYIHRSSNRADKPFRIVNTAALPSELLESELFGYRKGTYTGAAYDKVGLIESAEGGTFYFDEIGDAPPDAQTKLLRALDTKSVRRLGTTSDIKVDVRFIAATNLDLKQMMELGHFRSDLYFRLQEMPIHLPPLRDRHDDIRLLIEFFLQGTGFDSASTDNRNFELLLERLKNRDWPGNIRELKFEINRMMALAPGDSIDDLLKVLSATGKTDVRIDEFSVEREQLMDALRHNDGNQSKTARELGIPESTLRYQMKKLDI; encoded by the coding sequence ATGAGAGAAGCATTGTCTGTTATAGACCACATCAGGTCAAGAGTCGACGAGCTAATTCAGAATGAGCAATTCGCTGAGGCTCAGTTCCGACTCGGAAAAGTCCGAAGTGTGATAGCCTCGGAGTCCCGGACTGACATTGCAGAGTATTATTACCTGTTCGCGAAAACTCTTTATAGAATGGGCCGACAGAAGGCTGCACTTCTGAAAATAAGGGTTGCAATGCGCTTGATGCGAGAAGCAACCAGAGACACGCTATATGCAGACATGAAACTCGTTCTCGGCCTCATTCTGGTAGATTTGGGACGATTCAAAGATGCTGAAGAAGCGTTCCTTGAGTCGTACGTTTTCTACAGGAAGGCGCTGGACAACGAATCACTTCTCTTTCCGCTGAACAACCTTGCGCGTCTGCACTACATTATGGGTAATTTGAACCAATCTTGCGATGTGCTTAAGAAAACGGTTTCTCTCGCCATCGAATATCACTCTCAAAAAAGAGTTGACAGTAACCGACGAAACTTGGCAAGGGTCCTGCTCTTAATGGGAAAGATAAGGGAGGCGAGTGAGATTCTGAATTCGGTGAGTGACGCAGGTTCTACCATCTCTGCTACGGGACACGTCCTTCAGTTGCGAGGCATGAGCGCAATTCTTAGAGTAGAGCATTCCGACGCACGGGCAACGGTGCATCGTGCCAAACGCATCTTCGTCGAATTGAAAAGCGCTTGCGACGAAGCTGTATGCAATGAGCTCTTGGGCGCTATCGAGTGCTCCGAAGGCAACTACGCCAAGGCGCGCGAGTACTATCAGCAAGTCCTCGATATGCCGGAACCGACTGCATCGGCGGTTGCACAGACATTGCGAATGCTGACGGATGTCGACATTGCTGAAGAGAAGTTCGATATTGCCGAGAAGACAGCAGCTAAAGCCGGGGCGGCTATCACGAAAATCAACGAACGAATCGAACTCGGCGCGCTCTGGCGTGCTTACGGTCAGATATATACTCACAAGAAAGAAACTGACACCGCTCGCGACTACTTCAAGAAGTCGATCGACCTTCTGCGCGAGATAGGCGCTCGTTATGAACTTGCGCTGTCATATCTCGCAGCCGGCAAGTCGGAGTCATACAGCTTCGATGAACGACTCCGTCACCTCGAGATGTCGCGGATGCTCTTCATCGAAATGGAAGTCCCAAAACGTGTCGATCAGGTTGAGAGCGCGATTGCCGATCAGCGCAGAAGCGCGGAAGTGTCTGTGGCATTGGCAAGAAGCGGGCAGGTTGCGCCGACTATTATCACCGCCAATCGGCGGATGAAAGAGATACTCGCGACAGTCGAGAGAATCAAGGACACTACGCACACGGTGCTAATCACCGGCGAAACCGGCACCGGTAAAGATCTTCTGGCTGAGTACATCCACAGATCGTCGAATCGCGCCGACAAACCGTTCCGGATTGTGAACACTGCCGCACTTCCCTCCGAACTGCTGGAATCGGAGCTTTTCGGTTACCGCAAAGGGACATACACGGGCGCGGCGTATGACAAAGTCGGGCTGATCGAATCGGCTGAGGGAGGCACTTTCTATTTCGATGAGATCGGCGATGCGCCACCTGATGCGCAAACGAAGCTACTGAGAGCACTCGATACTAAGAGTGTTCGGAGGCTCGGAACGACTTCCGACATCAAGGTCGATGTGCGGTTTATCGCAGCGACCAACCTTGACCTGAAGCAGATGATGGAATTGGGTCATTTCCGCAGTGATCTCTATTTTCGCTTGCAGGAGATGCCAATCCACCTTCCCCCGCTCCGTGACCGCCACGACGATATCAGGCTGCTTATCGAGTTCTTCCTTCAGGGAACCGGCTTCGACAGTGCATCGACTGACAATCGCAACTTCGAACTTTTGCTTGAACGCCTCAAGAATCGCGACTGGCCGGGGAATATCCGTGAGCTGAAATTCGAGATCAATCGCATGATGGCTCTTGCTCCGGGAGACAGCATTGATGATTTGCTGAAAGTGCTGAGTGCCACAGGCAAGACCGATGTGCGCATCGACGAATTCTCTGTGGAACGGGAGCAACTGATGGACGCGCTGCGCCACAACGACGGCAATCAGTCTAAAACAGCGCGCGAACTCGGCATTCCTGAATCGACCCTCCGTTATCAAATGAAGAAGCTCGATATCTGA
- the cas3 gene encoding CRISPR-associated helicase Cas3' encodes MSSSEAIAHTSTDARVHSLIDHLKGTAGRCAAFASSFGCSEWGHLAGLWHDIGKYSIEFQRKIRAVGGEDAHIEAMAKVDHSTAGAQHATKCLGGSSGKVLAYIIAGHHAGVPDGFSTESCLRSRLDKQIPSYDKCPQEVLEPKRLVLPFTLTADSAGIQISMLIRTLYSCLVDADFLDTEAFMSPQKGQKRLGYKTLSEHEHVFFEELEKLQRAASPSEVNRQRDIILDQCLNASEQEMGLFSLTVPTGGGKTLSSMAFALRHAKKHGLRRVIYVIPYTSIIEQNADVFRRKLGKDAVLEHHSNFEPEEEDHRSRLAAENWDAPIIVTTNVQFFESLFANRSSRCRKLHNIAQSVVILDEVQTLPAPLLLPCLEALKELSAHYRTSIVLCSATQPAVQKRSDFLRGLEDVREIVANPQKLATVMKRTSLNILPKTPDSELARLLAEHKQVLCIVNTRKHAKDLYHLMQGENGVRHLSALMCPAHRSQKLQSIRHELDKGEPCRVISTQLIEAGVDIDFPVVFRSLAGIDSIAQASGRCNREGKRETGQVFVFTPEAGVPAGHFRQTTQATESVMRRHPSDVLSLAAVEDYFRFYYWSKGDALLDEEGILAMLKVGCSKGDFPFKTIAKKFRFIKEYMKPIVIPYDGEAKKLIHSIDFKDYPAGLSRKLQKYTVSLNPWQWDHLLSIGSIEMKAGMFPVLLDEGLYNDNTGLSVDEPLEREPESLYI; translated from the coding sequence TTGAGTAGCAGCGAAGCAATTGCACACACATCTACTGACGCTCGCGTACACAGTCTAATTGATCATCTCAAAGGTACTGCCGGGCGCTGTGCGGCTTTTGCATCATCGTTTGGATGCAGCGAATGGGGGCACTTGGCCGGCCTTTGGCACGACATCGGGAAGTATTCGATCGAGTTTCAGCGCAAGATACGAGCTGTGGGTGGCGAGGATGCACACATTGAAGCAATGGCAAAGGTTGATCATTCCACGGCAGGAGCTCAACACGCGACCAAGTGTCTTGGCGGATCGTCCGGCAAGGTTCTCGCGTACATAATCGCAGGACATCATGCAGGCGTTCCAGACGGATTCTCGACTGAATCCTGCCTTCGCAGTCGACTCGACAAGCAAATTCCGTCCTACGATAAGTGTCCACAGGAAGTCCTCGAACCCAAGCGATTAGTATTGCCATTCACACTCACTGCTGACTCCGCAGGAATTCAGATCAGCATGCTAATAAGGACGCTCTACTCCTGCCTTGTCGACGCCGACTTCCTCGACACCGAAGCGTTCATGTCCCCGCAGAAGGGCCAGAAGAGGCTCGGCTACAAGACGCTAAGTGAACATGAGCATGTATTCTTTGAAGAACTTGAGAAACTGCAAAGGGCGGCATCTCCGTCGGAAGTAAATCGGCAAAGGGATATCATTCTTGACCAGTGCCTCAACGCGAGTGAGCAAGAGATGGGGTTGTTCTCTCTTACGGTGCCGACGGGCGGCGGCAAGACACTCTCATCCATGGCGTTTGCTCTGAGGCATGCCAAGAAACACGGACTGCGAAGGGTGATCTATGTCATCCCATACACCAGCATCATTGAACAGAATGCGGATGTCTTCCGAAGGAAGTTGGGCAAGGACGCTGTTCTCGAGCACCACAGCAACTTCGAACCGGAAGAGGAAGATCACCGTTCAAGGCTGGCTGCCGAGAATTGGGATGCGCCTATTATCGTTACTACGAATGTGCAGTTTTTTGAGAGCCTATTCGCGAATAGATCCAGCCGATGTCGCAAGCTTCATAACATCGCGCAGAGCGTGGTCATTCTCGATGAGGTCCAAACGCTGCCAGCGCCTCTCCTGCTTCCATGCTTAGAAGCCCTGAAGGAGCTTTCGGCTCACTATCGAACGAGCATCGTCCTCTGCAGCGCTACCCAGCCAGCCGTCCAAAAGAGATCCGATTTCTTGAGAGGACTGGAAGATGTTAGAGAAATAGTCGCCAATCCGCAGAAGCTGGCGACAGTCATGAAAAGGACCAGCCTCAATATTCTTCCAAAGACTCCGGACTCTGAACTCGCCCGACTCCTGGCAGAGCATAAGCAGGTTCTCTGCATTGTGAATACCAGGAAACACGCCAAAGATCTCTACCATCTCATGCAGGGCGAAAACGGAGTCCGCCATCTCAGCGCTCTGATGTGTCCTGCTCACAGAAGCCAAAAGCTCCAAAGCATTCGCCACGAGCTTGACAAAGGAGAACCCTGTCGCGTGATAAGCACGCAGCTCATTGAGGCTGGTGTTGATATCGATTTCCCGGTGGTCTTCCGATCGTTGGCAGGAATAGACTCCATCGCTCAAGCTTCTGGAAGATGCAACAGGGAAGGCAAAAGGGAAACGGGACAGGTTTTTGTTTTCACTCCGGAAGCCGGCGTGCCAGCCGGACACTTCAGACAGACTACACAGGCAACCGAATCAGTCATGCGTAGGCATCCTTCCGACGTGTTGTCGCTTGCTGCAGTCGAAGATTACTTTCGGTTCTACTACTGGTCAAAGGGCGACGCTCTGCTGGATGAAGAAGGCATTCTCGCCATGCTTAAGGTCGGTTGCAGCAAAGGAGATTTCCCGTTCAAGACTATTGCCAAGAAGTTCCGGTTCATCAAAGAGTACATGAAGCCGATTGTCATCCCGTACGATGGCGAGGCGAAGAAACTCATTCATTCAATTGACTTCAAGGATTACCCAGCGGGATTATCTCGCAAACTTCAGAAATACACGGTGTCTCTGAATCCGTGGCAATGGGATCATCTACTGTCAATCGGTAGCATTGAGATGAAGGCAGGCATGTTCCCTGTTCTACTTGACGAAGGACTATACAACGACAATACAGGTCTCTCCGTGGACGAACCCCTGGAGAGAGAACCAGAATCTCTGTACATCTAA
- the cas5c gene encoding type I-C CRISPR-associated protein Cas5c, with the protein MAFGVKLKVWGDYACFTRPEMKVERVSYDVMTPSAARAVLEAVYWKPSIRWVVDRIHVLNPIRFMNIRRNEVASKIPLKNVTAAMKDPHASLALFIEDDRQQRVAMVLRDVCYGIEAHFDYTGDEDKSDGKHLDMFNRRAREGQCFTQPYLGCREFSANFEPVDEFPPSPLTGKQDLGWMLHEIDFANDMEARFFRAEMVDGIIDVPLFVREVVKT; encoded by the coding sequence ATGGCATTCGGAGTGAAACTCAAGGTCTGGGGAGATTACGCCTGTTTCACCAGACCTGAAATGAAGGTCGAGAGGGTCAGCTATGACGTAATGACCCCATCGGCCGCAAGGGCGGTGCTGGAGGCCGTCTATTGGAAGCCTTCAATAAGGTGGGTAGTTGACCGCATCCACGTGCTGAACCCCATCCGATTCATGAACATCAGGCGAAACGAAGTGGCAAGCAAGATACCACTCAAAAACGTTACAGCTGCCATGAAGGATCCGCATGCATCGCTTGCTCTTTTCATAGAGGATGACCGGCAGCAGCGGGTGGCGATGGTACTGCGCGATGTCTGTTACGGGATAGAAGCGCATTTCGATTATACAGGCGACGAAGACAAGAGCGATGGCAAGCATCTCGATATGTTCAATCGCAGAGCGAGAGAAGGGCAGTGCTTCACCCAGCCATACCTCGGCTGCCGTGAGTTCTCGGCTAACTTTGAACCCGTGGACGAATTCCCGCCCTCACCGCTGACAGGGAAGCAGGATCTCGGGTGGATGCTTCACGAAATCGATTTTGCCAATGACATGGAAGCCAGGTTCTTCCGGGCCGAGATGGTCGACGGCATTATAGACGTGCCACTCTTTGTCAGAGAAGTGGTGAAGACATGA
- the cas8c gene encoding type I-C CRISPR-associated protein Cas8c/Csd1, producing MILQALYSYYTRLAEQERVPPIGFSEENVGFILEIAEDGRLIQEWDIRHRVGANLRPVLREIPYTNAVEVRSSNFEANFLVDKAAFLLGNDAKTKPQRLEKSHAKFKDLLTAVRSLTDDAGLAAVCRFYETWNPSSASRILNYWTDIAGDNSGFVAFKLEGETQCVHEREAVRKAWTKYISEKGDSIIGQCLITGTTGPIQRTHAQFKGLRGGQSSGKSVVSFNIPAAESYGKTQAYNSPVSVTAEFCASTALKYLIRSEGHKVYFNNTAVLFWTERDSPVERFFGLIVDPRDSSGDDNELAVFLETVREGKFPPSYDPEMKFYILGLSPNAARLSVRFWHVSTVKDISERLGQHFRDLSMIRPFDSDPEYPGMWKLLRETSNQKSKDGPSPLLGGAVMQSILSGTLYPQQLLSVTIGRIRAEQNINYMRAAIIKAVLVRKKRILDQGMEVPMALDKENRNVAYLLGRLFAVLEKAQKDAIPRVKTTIKDRFYGSASASPRIVFAQLIKGAQYHIQNAKYGKLWDKQIEEIVGNIQEIPAHLGLDEQGAFAIGYYHQRQDPFRKSNDQSPDQDKEL from the coding sequence ATGATACTACAAGCGTTGTATAGCTACTACACCCGCTTGGCAGAGCAAGAGCGTGTTCCCCCCATAGGATTCAGTGAAGAGAATGTGGGCTTCATCCTGGAGATAGCCGAAGATGGTCGCCTCATTCAGGAGTGGGATATTCGGCACAGAGTGGGAGCCAATCTGCGGCCAGTGTTGAGAGAGATTCCGTACACCAATGCAGTCGAAGTGCGCTCAAGCAACTTCGAAGCCAATTTCCTTGTGGACAAAGCGGCATTTCTCCTGGGCAATGATGCAAAAACCAAACCCCAAAGACTGGAGAAATCGCACGCGAAATTCAAAGATCTTCTCACTGCTGTCCGCAGTCTCACAGATGACGCGGGACTGGCAGCCGTGTGCCGGTTCTATGAAACATGGAATCCTTCCAGCGCCAGCAGGATTCTCAACTACTGGACTGACATTGCTGGTGACAACAGTGGTTTTGTTGCTTTCAAGCTCGAAGGTGAGACTCAATGCGTTCATGAGCGGGAGGCTGTTCGGAAAGCGTGGACTAAGTATATTTCAGAAAAGGGTGATTCGATTATCGGGCAGTGCCTGATCACTGGAACAACCGGCCCCATTCAACGAACCCATGCCCAATTCAAGGGGCTCAGAGGGGGACAGTCTTCAGGCAAGTCCGTTGTCTCGTTCAACATTCCGGCGGCAGAGTCCTACGGCAAGACGCAGGCCTACAATTCACCGGTGTCCGTGACGGCTGAGTTTTGCGCTTCAACCGCTCTGAAGTATCTTATCCGATCCGAGGGACACAAGGTGTATTTCAACAATACCGCCGTTCTTTTTTGGACAGAAAGAGACTCGCCTGTTGAGAGATTCTTTGGTCTCATTGTCGACCCTCGTGACTCGTCCGGAGACGACAATGAACTTGCTGTCTTTCTCGAAACTGTTCGCGAAGGCAAGTTTCCGCCAAGTTACGATCCGGAGATGAAGTTCTACATACTCGGACTTTCACCCAACGCTGCCCGTCTTAGCGTCCGCTTCTGGCATGTCAGTACAGTGAAGGATATCAGCGAGAGACTGGGACAGCATTTTCGAGACTTGTCGATGATCAGGCCATTTGACAGCGATCCTGAGTATCCGGGGATGTGGAAGCTGCTCAGGGAGACATCCAACCAGAAGTCGAAAGACGGGCCGTCTCCGCTTCTCGGCGGAGCTGTCATGCAGTCAATACTGAGCGGAACACTCTACCCGCAGCAGTTGCTTTCCGTGACCATCGGGAGGATACGTGCGGAACAGAACATCAATTACATGCGAGCGGCGATCATCAAGGCCGTACTCGTTAGAAAAAAGCGCATACTTGATCAGGGAATGGAGGTACCAATGGCGCTCGACAAGGAGAACAGGAACGTAGCCTATCTACTCGGCAGGCTCTTTGCCGTGTTGGAGAAGGCACAAAAGGACGCAATTCCCCGCGTGAAAACGACTATCAAAGACAGGTTCTATGGCTCGGCATCGGCGTCGCCACGAATCGTCTTTGCCCAACTCATAAAGGGTGCCCAGTACCACATTCAGAATGCGAAATACGGGAAGCTGTGGGATAAGCAGATAGAAGAGATCGTCGGCAACATA